The genomic region TTCTCCGCGGCGGGGTGAAGGCACCGATGATGGCACGATGCATTGAGTTGATGGCGCGGAACGAAACTCTGAACATTAACTTTTGACCGCTACTTTACTCGATTGTAGGAGCCAACAAAATAGGCGGTACTGAAACATTCGCCTGACATAAGTACCGCTTATTTTAATTCTTACGAAACGAGAGATATTTCTGTGGCAGAACAGGCGAATTAAATGCCCCAATAGTTAAGAGAAAAGCGAGGAAAACTCAGTAAGATTTCCCGTTCACACAGGGTTTTCCGGCAGCCACACCCCCTGCCGAAGGGCCAACGTACAGCCAACTATTTGGCCTCGTCGAAGATGGTCCAGACTTGAGCTTTGGACTTTACGTCTTTGATATAGATCTGCATTTGCTCTTGGCGGCGTTCGTTCTGGATCTTTTCTTTGATCTCGACCTGGGCCTTGGTAAACGGGACCATGCCTGCGTCTTCCCGCTCGGTAACACGCACAATATGAAAGCCCTCTGGCGACTCGATAATGGGGCTGAGTTCGCCAATCGGCAGGCTGAAAATAGCCCGATCGACCGTTTCGTTTTTCAAACTCCCTTGGCGAGTCCAGTCGTACTGACCACCGCTGGAGGCCTTGATTCCTTGAGATTCACGCTTGGCCACCGCGTTTAAGGGGGCCCCACGTAGCACCTGATTGCCCATGCTGGCCATGGCCTCCCAGGCAGCCTGGCGATTGGGAAATTCCGAGAACTTCACCATCAGTTGTTCCCATTTCACCTTGGCCAACTTTTCGTACTCTTGCGCATGTTCGTTGTAATAGTCGAGCATTTGCTGGTGGGTGACTTCTTCGTCTTTCCGGATCTTTCGTTGGATCTGTTGCTGGGCAACCAGCTTCTCGACGAACTGTCGTTTCTTCTTTTCCAGTGACCCACCCATTCCGCGAAGCTTCATATCCAGTTCGGCTGGCGTGTTCACTCCGGCGTTCTTCATGTCGGTTTCAAGCTGATACTCTTCGTAGTTCTTACCAAGCATGCCCTGCATCTCTTCCATCCGATCGGACGGAACGGCCCGCAGGAAGTCGAGGTAAACCACCTTGATGTCAATCAGCCCAGGCAGCATCTGCTTCAAGGCCTGCTCTTTAAATTGCTTGATTTCCTCCGGCGCAACACTTTCTCGCTGCTCAGGGGTGAGCGATGCCATCTTCTCTTCAATCATCTGATTCACCGGCCCCAAGATATCCCCAGCGAGAATCGGTTCGCCGTTGACGATGGCCACGATACGAGCAGGCTCGAAGAGATCTTCTTTCGTCCGATCTGCTACCGGTCGCTGTGGCAAGTTGGCAACCTGCGGAGGTCCCGACGGATTGAAATTGCTTTGAGGTGGAACTGCCTGGTAACTGGGCTGACCGGCAACAGGGTAGCTGGTTGTAGGGTACGTTGGTGTCGATGCCTGAGTTTGCGGATAGTTGTAGCCGCTTTGGGGTGGATAGTTCGGCATATCGGAGATCACCGCCGTCGCGCCACCACCCGCAGGAGACGAGGTACTTGGATAGCTTCCGACACTGGGCCCCGTTCGCGCGGCCGTTCGGTACTGAGGTTCACTCGCGGCGCGACGCTGGGAGAATGGATCAGACGGGGTTTGCTGAGCCGCTGCGGCCTCTTCCCCTTTCCAAGGGTTCAGCCAGCCGAACTGTGCTGACGCTTCACTCGGATATAGCAGGACGGAGCTAAGCATGAGGCCTGCAGTTAGGGTGCTCAGACCGATGTTTTTGCTAGTCGCGTTAGCAGCTGAAATCACGTTGCTTGACTTCCCATCCATGAGGAGTTCCCATTCGATTGCGGCATCCGGCCGCGCTCGCGCAAGAAAATTGCGGGCGGAGTATAGGAACGCACCTAACTAGCACGCAACATCATTCTCGAAAAATCGAGCAATTCCGATCCATTCATGCTGGCATCTGGCAGCGGAATATAGGCTCGTGTCTCGTCCACGACACGGACTTTCTTGCCACGTAGCTTTGCTAGCTGCTGGATTCGAGACGCATTGGTATATACGAAGACGAGAAAAGTTTGATCGACCTCTTCCTCGACGTAAATCGCGGAAACCTGCCAAAAAGCGGCATCTAATTTTAGTGCAACCAGCCGCAAGAGCTCTTCCACCTGTTCAGGCGTCGGCCCGAATCGATCGCGCATCTCTTCTTCGATTTGCTTCAGATCATCGTCCGAAGCTATGCGAGTCATACGCCGATAAAGATCGATCTTCTGCCGCATGTCGCCGACGTAATCGTCTGGCAAAAAAGCTTCAACAGGCAAATCGATATCGACATCGATCGTCAGCTTCGGCGGCATCTTCTGCAGCTTTCGTACCGCGCTCTCTAATAGCTGACAGTACAATTCGTAGCCAACCGTCGCAATGTGACCACTCTGCTGGGTGCCGAGTATGTTACCAGCTCCGCGAATCTCGAGGTCGCGCATCGAAATCGCGAACCCGGCCCCCATGTGGCTGAACTCTTCGATCGCATGCAAGCGTTTGCTAGCGATTGGCGTGAGGTGCTTGCCAGGCTCGAGCAGCAGATAGCAATAACCACGATGGTGTGACCGCCCTACGCGACCACGCAATTGATGCAGATCAGCCAGGCCGTAACGGTCGGCCTCGTCGACAAAGATGGTGTTCGCGTTGGGAATATCGAGACCACTCTCGATGATCGTCGTCGCCAGCAGCAAATCGAACTTCCCGTCAATAAAGTCGACCATCATCTGCTCGAGTGCCCCTTCGGCCATCTGCCCATGACCGATTCCGATCTTGGCTTCCGGCACGATGCGTTGCAGTTTGGCAGCGACCAGCTGGATATCTTGTACACGATTGTGCACAAAATAGACTTGTCCACCGCG from Blastopirellula marina harbors:
- a CDS encoding peptidyl-prolyl cis-trans isomerase, whose translation is MLSSVLLYPSEASAQFGWLNPWKGEEAAAAQQTPSDPFSQRRAASEPQYRTAARTGPSVGSYPSTSSPAGGGATAVISDMPNYPPQSGYNYPQTQASTPTYPTTSYPVAGQPSYQAVPPQSNFNPSGPPQVANLPQRPVADRTKEDLFEPARIVAIVNGEPILAGDILGPVNQMIEEKMASLTPEQRESVAPEEIKQFKEQALKQMLPGLIDIKVVYLDFLRAVPSDRMEEMQGMLGKNYEEYQLETDMKNAGVNTPAELDMKLRGMGGSLEKKKRQFVEKLVAQQQIQRKIRKDEEVTHQQMLDYYNEHAQEYEKLAKVKWEQLMVKFSEFPNRQAAWEAMASMGNQVLRGAPLNAVAKRESQGIKASSGGQYDWTRQGSLKNETVDRAIFSLPIGELSPIIESPEGFHIVRVTEREDAGMVPFTKAQVEIKEKIQNERRQEQMQIYIKDVKSKAQVWTIFDEAK